The genomic interval AAAATCGACTTATTTATACGTAAATATTCACAAATAGGCATATGATATACAAATCTATGCTGAGTATTAGATCATTTCCTGTATCAATTCTTTTTATAATTGTAATCTTCCGGTTGATATTTATATTTTGTTGTCAGAATATTGCATTAAATATAACATACATCAGGCTCAAAAGATTTGTTTACGCTCTGTATACCATCCGTTTAATAGTTGTTTACGCTCTGTATACCCCGGTTTTTAGATAATATGGCAATTTACTGGTTGTTTTGCCCTCATACTAATGGCAGTACTGCTATCTGCCTAATTCTGTTTTCATTCAGACACATTTATTTATGATGGTTAAAATTATCTGGACATTAATTGGCATCAATACGCTTTTATTCCTGGCTGCACTGTGGCAAGCAGTTACTAAAACTTCTGATCCGGCCGGAAATGCGATGGCCAGTGCCTTTACCAGCATAATCGGGATAGGGTTGTTTATCAGCATTTGCCTGATGATGATCAGCCGCCATCCGCTGGTATTAGTAGTAGCAGGTTTGCTTTCCTGCGGACCTATCCTGATAGGAGTTAGTCTGATAAGCTCTTTGATTGATGGATTTAAACCGGCAAAACCACAAGAACCTATTCCGGCTCAAGCTTATTTCTCCTCTGAAAATCAGATTGCTCTGGCAAAGGCTATATCCAGTGGTGATACAGTACTTATCCGGGATATGGTGACAAAAGGTGCTGATGTGAATGCCATAGAACAGGGAAATGCGACGCCCTTACAATTTGCCCTCTACCAGATCCAGATCAACGATTTTAATGAGGCAACCATACGTGAATCCATCCGCACGCTCATTGCCCTGGGTGCCAATCCTGATTCAGGTTTAGCGGAAGCGGTTAAAATTGTTTCGGCAGAAACTATACGGGTGTTTCTGGAGAATGGTGCTGATCCTAACCTGGCAGATGAATTTGGTGATCCCTTATTATTTGGGGCAGGCGCTTATGGCAAACCAGGTGTTTTACATGCTTTTGTTGAAAATGGTGCCCACATTAACGTATTCAATAATGATGGCTGGACACCTCTCATGCGCCTGGCTTATTATGGAAACTGGGATTCTATGATCTATTTACTTGAAAAAGGAGCCGATTACAAACACATTGGTCCGGATGGAAAAAGTGTGGAAAGCCTGCTGAAAGAATATTATACAAAGAATGGGGCTGCGCCTGATAATTTACCAGAGGCATATATAGCGGTTTGTAAGCGGTTTAAAAACCAAGGTATCGTTATTTATTGAATCATATAAAATAATTCTTATTGAGTATATGCAGCCCATTGATCATATAAAGGCATCTTTCAGCCATCCGGATGATATTTTAAACTATGCCCTCTCTTTACATCTGGAATGGGGAGAAAACTTTGGCAAACCTATTCACGAACGGATGAAGCAACAATATCCGCACTTATGGCCACAAGAGATTGAGCAGTTAGATAGCCAGGCCAAAGCCATCAAATATGATAGTTTCCGGTTATTTGAGCAGGAACTGGATGGTAAAATTACAGAATTAGAAGTACGCCGCAGAATCAAAGAGCAATTTCCAGGTATCAGTCAGGATAATATCAACAGGCTTAGTACGCAGGGAATGTATTATGCCCGCAGGTAATATAACAGTATCTGGTTTAAAAGCTATTGTACAGTAATCCTTTTGTATACGGTTCCCTCTTTTATCAAATTCATTGTGAGAGTTAGCCTGTTTCTTTACCTTTGAAGCAGGACCTTTTTCTATGTTTTCTGAAGGTATTCTCCAAATACTCACCATTTTAAATTTACTGGGGGCTGCACAAGGGCTATTTATGGCACTCCTGGTGTTGAGCATGAAAAGTGCTAACCGGAAGGCAAGTATACTGCTGGCAACTCTACTTTTTTGTTTTTCTATGAGCATTGGCGGTGCTACGCTGGGTGTATCCGGGTATTACCTGCGTTTTCCCCATCTCATCCGGGTTGGCGATCCGTTTGTATTGCTGCTGGGTCCTTTATTTTATCTCTATGCCAGATCACTGGCCAGATATCCACTTCGTCCGAAAGAACTGTTACACTTCGTACCGTTTCTAGTATATGTTTTATCTCTTATTCCATTTTTTGCTGGAACCGCTACGGAGAAAATTGCTTTTGTACAGCAAATGCAGGAATCCAGGTCAGCCGGAATCATTGTTATTGTGGTACTCCGACTGGTTTTTTTGTTAGCATATTCCGTTATTACTTACCGATTTCTGCAAACTTATACAGCCCGTATTAAAGAGAATTTCTCTAACATTGATAAACTGAATCTGGACTGGTTGATTGCCGTTTCCAAACTCCTGCTACTGGTCATTGTGTGCAGCGTAGGCATGTACGTACTTATTCTTTTTAGTAAACTGAGCTTTCTGGAAAGCAATTATATCAATGCATTTCTGGTGAGTCTGGTCATTTATGCGGTAGGCTTTCTGGGTGTTCGCCAGAGCAGAGTATTTGCAGCAGCCCCTTTGCCAGTATCCACAGCAATACCTGTTTCGATTGAACCAGCTGAAACCAAACCAGCCACCAAATACGAAAATTCCACCCTAAGTCAGGAAAAATCAAGCCGGTATTTGCAAAAGTTGCTCCATAGTATGCAGCAAGACAAACTTTACCTCGACAGTGAGCTATCTCTGCAAACGCTGGCTGATAAACTTTCTATTCCACCACATTATCTTTCGCAGGTCATTAATGAGCAGTTAGGGCAGAACTTTTTCGATTTTGTAAACACTTACCGGGTAGAAGAAGTGAAAAGCCGGTTAACCGATCCTAAAAATCAACACTTAACCATCTTGGCAATTGCTTTTGATGCCGGATTCAATTCCAAATCTGCTTTTAATCTGGCTTTCAAATCGATCACTGGCTTTACTCCTTCACAATTCCGTACCCAGCATAAATAATTGTATAATAATATGTATGACTGGCACATCATACAATTTTTGCCTTAATTGGGGCAATAAATCAATTGTG from Rhodocytophaga rosea carries:
- a CDS encoding ankyrin repeat domain-containing protein; protein product: MMVKIIWTLIGINTLLFLAALWQAVTKTSDPAGNAMASAFTSIIGIGLFISICLMMISRHPLVLVVAGLLSCGPILIGVSLISSLIDGFKPAKPQEPIPAQAYFSSENQIALAKAISSGDTVLIRDMVTKGADVNAIEQGNATPLQFALYQIQINDFNEATIRESIRTLIALGANPDSGLAEAVKIVSAETIRVFLENGADPNLADEFGDPLLFGAGAYGKPGVLHAFVENGAHINVFNNDGWTPLMRLAYYGNWDSMIYLLEKGADYKHIGPDGKSVESLLKEYYTKNGAAPDNLPEAYIAVCKRFKNQGIVIY
- a CDS encoding helix-turn-helix domain-containing protein, whose translation is MFSEGILQILTILNLLGAAQGLFMALLVLSMKSANRKASILLATLLFCFSMSIGGATLGVSGYYLRFPHLIRVGDPFVLLLGPLFYLYARSLARYPLRPKELLHFVPFLVYVLSLIPFFAGTATEKIAFVQQMQESRSAGIIVIVVLRLVFLLAYSVITYRFLQTYTARIKENFSNIDKLNLDWLIAVSKLLLLVIVCSVGMYVLILFSKLSFLESNYINAFLVSLVIYAVGFLGVRQSRVFAAAPLPVSTAIPVSIEPAETKPATKYENSTLSQEKSSRYLQKLLHSMQQDKLYLDSELSLQTLADKLSIPPHYLSQVINEQLGQNFFDFVNTYRVEEVKSRLTDPKNQHLTILAIAFDAGFNSKSAFNLAFKSITGFTPSQFRTQHK